The proteins below come from a single Takifugu flavidus isolate HTHZ2018 unplaced genomic scaffold, ASM371156v2 ctg759, whole genome shotgun sequence genomic window:
- the LOC130521172 gene encoding NACHT, LRR and PYD domains-containing protein 3-like, producing the protein MKPKQRGDLQEVIEGHKISLKKRRCEHVMKELMKGSGTLLNKIYTELYITEGQSEEVDTQHEVRQLERISKKNIQDTPIKCQDVFKVLSEQQRHIRVVLTNGVAGVGKTFSVQKFSLDWAEGLENQDISLVLPLSCRGAET; encoded by the exons atgaagcccaaacaaa gaggtgatctgcaggaggtgatagaaggtcataagatcagtctgaagaagagaagatgtgaacatgtgatgaaggaactaatgaaaggaagtggaaccctgctgaacaagatctacactgagctctacatcactgagggacaaagtgaggaggtggacacacaacatgaggtgagacagcttgagagaatctccaagaagaacatccaggacactccaatcaagtgccaggacgtcttcaaagtcttatctgagcaacagagacacatcagagtggttctgaccaacggtgtcgccggcgtcgGAAAAACCTTCTcggtgcagaagttcagtctggactgggcagaaggtttggagaaccaagacatcagtctggtgcttccgctctcatgcagaggagctgaaacttga